One segment of Yersinia kristensenii DNA contains the following:
- a CDS encoding GNAT family N-acetyltransferase yields the protein MVTLRAMRTDELTVYRNLFISEYAQDLSSNSSYSTEQAVAHATHLFDSYLPDGVNSSGDHLFCLENKDNTELNEQLVGYLWFGLGPNDNAAFIKDFYVLPQCQRQGYGSACLQELEKLLVAQGIFEIKLRVAADNPQAKRLYEQMAFVVTGFNMSKSLKSTDKS from the coding sequence ATGGTCACACTCAGAGCAATGCGTACTGACGAACTCACCGTCTATCGGAATTTATTTATTTCCGAATATGCACAAGATTTATCATCCAACAGCAGCTATAGCACCGAACAGGCCGTTGCTCACGCCACACATCTCTTTGATAGCTACCTACCAGACGGCGTTAATAGCTCTGGCGATCATCTGTTTTGTCTCGAGAATAAAGATAACACCGAGCTCAATGAACAACTGGTGGGCTACTTGTGGTTTGGTTTGGGGCCAAATGATAATGCGGCCTTTATTAAAGATTTCTATGTGCTGCCACAATGTCAGCGGCAAGGTTATGGCTCAGCCTGTTTACAGGAATTAGAAAAACTGCTGGTTGCCCAAGGGATATTTGAAATAAAGCTGCGCGTCGCGGCAGATAATCCGCAGGCGAAGAGACTATATGAGCAAATGGCATTTGTAGTGACGGGATTTAATATGTCTAAATCGCTGAAATCGACTGACAAGTCATAA
- a CDS encoding class I SAM-dependent methyltransferase gives MTTQNSHKNAVERQFGDQANAYLTSAVHAQGKDLQRLATLLQPHSDARLLDLGCGAGHASFAAAAVVKSVVSYDLSAQMLTVVSQAAADKKLTNIEVKQGLAESLPFDDRSFDVVISRYSAHHWHDVGQALREVKRVLRPGGKVIFMDVVSPGHPVLDIYLQTVEVLRDTSHVRNYSPGEWLALFTEAGLAINEVTSDRLYLEFSSWIARMRTPAHFSNAIRELQKLASDGVINHYEIQADGSFTSDIMMIVAKRS, from the coding sequence ATGACAACACAAAATAGCCATAAAAATGCAGTTGAAAGGCAGTTTGGTGATCAGGCAAATGCCTATTTGACCAGTGCGGTGCATGCTCAGGGTAAAGATTTACAGCGCCTGGCGACTCTACTGCAACCCCATAGTGATGCCCGTCTGCTTGATCTCGGTTGTGGTGCCGGACATGCCAGCTTTGCCGCTGCGGCCGTGGTTAAATCTGTGGTTTCTTATGATCTCTCCGCACAAATGTTGACAGTCGTCAGTCAAGCGGCAGCGGATAAAAAACTGACGAATATTGAGGTAAAACAAGGGTTAGCAGAATCATTGCCTTTTGATGATCGGAGCTTTGATGTTGTCATCAGCCGCTATTCAGCCCATCACTGGCATGATGTCGGCCAGGCTTTGCGCGAAGTTAAGCGGGTATTACGGCCCGGTGGCAAAGTTATCTTTATGGACGTGGTTTCCCCCGGTCATCCAGTCTTAGATATTTATCTACAAACGGTGGAGGTGCTACGTGATACTTCGCATGTCCGTAATTACTCACCGGGTGAGTGGTTGGCGCTGTTTACCGAAGCAGGATTGGCTATTAATGAAGTGACTTCCGATCGGTTATATTTGGAGTTCAGTAGTTGGATTGCCAGAATGCGTACCCCAGCACATTTTTCTAACGCAATTAGAGAGTTACAGAAATTAGCCTCTGATGGCGTGATTAACCATTATGAGATTCAAGCTGATGGTTCTTTTACCAGCGATATTATGATGATTGTTGCAAAACGTAGCTAA